One window of the Epinephelus moara isolate mb chromosome 22, YSFRI_EMoa_1.0, whole genome shotgun sequence genome contains the following:
- the pdcd6ip gene encoding programmed cell death 6-interacting protein isoform X1: protein MATFISVPLKKSSEVDLVKPLSKFVTASYPAGEEQAEYICAVEELNKLRRNALGRPLDKHESSLEILLRYYDQLCAVEPKFPFSENQLCLTFTWKDAFDKGSLFGGSVKLSLASLGYEKTCVLFNAAALASQIASEQNLDNDEGLKAAARYYQLASGAFGHIKDTVLSALNREPTMDISPETVGTLSHIMLAQAQEVFFLKATSDKMKDAVIAKLANQAADFYGDAFKQCQYKDNLPKYFYFQEVLPVLAAKHCIMQANAELHQSVLAKQKKRFGEEIARLQHAAELVKTVASRYDEYVSVKDLSDKINRALTAAKKDNDFIYHDRVPEVKDLEHIGKAALVKATAITPPLSQKFSDLFEKMVPMAVQQSMSIYNQRKTETVNRLVGTMREATNLCNGVLASLNLPAALEDLSGDSIPQSIAEKARAIVQQGGLQNIEQLIKDLPELLTRNREILDESLKMLDDEETTDNELRTKFNQRWNRTPSGDLYKPLRAEGANFRNVLDKAVQADQVVRDRYNTHCEMIALLCKPENELNAAIPSANPTKTLQGSEVVNVLRSQLNQLDEIKEERDTLEGEIKGVTFDISTTFLTALAQDGAIIEEQLSLSQLDQLYGSYNQRVQASLRMQEELLGQVQMSHQEFSSLKQSNTEANQREEVLKKLASAHDSYIEITSNLREGTKFYNDLTEILLKFQNKCSDIVFARKTERDELLKDLQQSIAREPSAPSFNVPAYQSTPAAPAGGPTPAPRTVFAQQPQQPQQQPQAKPMPPARPPPPTFTPQAASTTPTNAPPTGPPNTNPPPMAPPSQAQGPPYPSYQGYPGYFQMPMGYNPYAYGQYNMPYMPYQATPGQGGYPGAPPAGQPYPGYPQQPPQQQPYYPQQ, encoded by the exons ATACTATGACCAGCTGTGTGCCGTCGAGCCCAAGTTTCCCTTCTCCGAAAACCAG ctCTGCCTAACCTTCACATGGAAGGATGCCTTTGATAAAGGATCGCTGTTTGGCGGCTCAGTCAAGCTCT CTTTGGCCAGTTTGGGCTACGAGAAGACGTGCGTGTTGTTTAACGCAGCAGCGCTGGCCAGTCAGATTGCCTCCGAGCAGAACCTGGACAACGATGAGGGCCTGAAGGCTGCAGCCAGATACTATCAG CTGGCCAGCGGAGCGTTTGGCCACATTAAGGACACAGTGCTGTCAGCTCTGAACAGGGAGCCCACCATGGACATCTCTCCCGAGACTGTGGGTACCCTGAGCCACATCATGCTGGCCCAGGCCCAGGAGGTCTTCTTCCTCAAAGCCACCTCAG ATAAGATGAAAGATGCTGTCATCGCAAAGCTGGCCAATCAGGCAGCAGATTTCTACGGCGACGCCTTCAAGCAGTGCCAGTACAAAGACAACCTTCCCAAG tatttttattttcaggaaGTGCTGCCGGTGCTGGCCGCCAAGCACTGCATCATGCAAGCCAACGCTGAGCTGCACCAGAGCGTCCTGGCCAAGCAGAAGAAGCGCTTTGGAGAGGAGATCGCTCGCCTGCAG CACGCAGCAGAGCTGGTGAAGACGGTGGCCTCTCGCTACGATGAATATGTGAGCGTTAAGGACCTGAGTGACAAGATCAACCGAGCCCTCACCGCAGCCAAAAAAGACAATGACTTTATCTACCACGACCGCGTGCCTGAGGTCAAGGATCTCGAGCACATCGGCAAGGCAGCGCTGGTCAAAGCCACCGCCATCACACCTCCACTCAGCCAGAAATTCTCAG ACTTGTTTGAGAAGATGGTCCCCATGGCGGTGCAGCAGTCCATGAGCATTTACAACCAGAGGAAGACTGAGACTGTAAACAGACTGGTGGGGACGATGAGAGAGGCCACCAATCTCTGCAATGG GGTGTTGGCATCCCTTAACCTGCCGGCTGCTCTGGAGGACCTTTCAGGAGACTCTATCCCACAATCCATTGCTGAGAAGGCCCGAGCCATTGTGCAGCAGGGAGGACTGCAGAACATTGAGCAGCTAATCAAAGACCTGCCTGAGCTTCTGACCCGCAACAGAGAGATCCTGGACGAG TCTTTGAAGATGCTGGACGATGAAGAGACGACAGACAACGAGCTGAGAACCAAGTTCAACCAGCGCTGGAACAGAACCCCCTCTGGAGATCTCTACAAGCCCCTTCGTGCAG AGGGCGCTAACTTCCGCAACGTCTTGGACAAAGCAGTACAGGCGGACCAGGTGGTGAGAGACCGCTACAACACCCACTGTGAGATGATCGCCCTGCTGTGTAAACCAGAGAACGAGCTCAATGCTGCCATCCCCTCCGCCAACCCGACCAAGACACTGCAGGGCAGCGAG GTAGTGAATGTGCTGCGCTCCCAGCTCAACCAGCTGGACGAGATAAAGGAGGAGAGGGATACCCTGGAGGGAGAGATTAAGGGCGTGACCTTTGACATATCTACCACCTTCCTGACCGCGCTCGCCCAGGACGGGGCCATTATTGAGGAGCAGCTGTCGCTCTCCCAGCTCGACCAGTTGTACGGTAGCTACAACCAGAGGGTACAGGCCAGCCTCCGCATGCAGGAAGAGCTACTGGGGCAAGTTcag ATGTCCCACCAGGAGTTCAGCAGTCTGAAGCAGTCCAACACGGAGGCCAACCAGAGGGAGGAGGTCCTGAAGAAGCTGGCTTCAGCCCACGACAGCTACATTGAGATCACCAGCAACCTGCGCGAAGGCACCAAG TTCTACAACGACTTGACAGAAATCCTGCTTAAGTTCCAGAACAAATGCAGCGACATCGTTTTCGCTCGAAAGACAGAGCGGGATGAACTACTTAA GGACCTGCAGCAGAGCATCGCCCGAGAGCCCAGTGCTCCATCCTTTAACGTTCCCGCCTATCAGAGCACCCCAGCTGCCCCCGCTGGCGGCCCCACCCCTGCACCCAGGACCGTCTTT GCCCAGCAGCCTCAacaaccacagcagcagcccCAGGCGAAGCCCATGCCCCCAGCCAGGCCTCCTCCACCAACCTTCACCCCCCAGGCAGCCTCCACCACTCCCACCAatgcaccacccactggccctCCCAACACCAACCCACCACCTATGGCCCCACCATCCCAGGCTCAGGGACCACCTTACCCCAGCTATCAAGGCTATCCAGG GTACTTCCAGATGCCTATGGGCTACAATCCCTACGCTTATGGCCAGTACAACATGCCCTACATGCCCTACCAGGCAACTCCAGGACAGGGTGGCTACCCAGGAGCCCCTCCTGCAGGACAGCCCTACCCTGGTTACCCCCAGCAACCCCCTCAGCAGCAGCCCTACTACCCTCAGCAATAA
- the pdcd6ip gene encoding programmed cell death 6-interacting protein isoform X2 produces MATFISVPLKKSSEVDLVKPLSKFVTASYPAGEEQAEYICAVEELNKLRRNALGRPLDKHESSLEILLRYYDQLCAVEPKFPFSENQLCLTFTWKDAFDKGSLFGGSVKLSLASLGYEKTCVLFNAAALASQIASEQNLDNDEGLKAAARYYQLASGAFGHIKDTVLSALNREPTMDISPETVGTLSHIMLAQAQEVFFLKATSDKMKDAVIAKLANQAADFYGDAFKQCQYKDNLPKEVLPVLAAKHCIMQANAELHQSVLAKQKKRFGEEIARLQHAAELVKTVASRYDEYVSVKDLSDKINRALTAAKKDNDFIYHDRVPEVKDLEHIGKAALVKATAITPPLSQKFSDLFEKMVPMAVQQSMSIYNQRKTETVNRLVGTMREATNLCNGVLASLNLPAALEDLSGDSIPQSIAEKARAIVQQGGLQNIEQLIKDLPELLTRNREILDESLKMLDDEETTDNELRTKFNQRWNRTPSGDLYKPLRAEGANFRNVLDKAVQADQVVRDRYNTHCEMIALLCKPENELNAAIPSANPTKTLQGSEVVNVLRSQLNQLDEIKEERDTLEGEIKGVTFDISTTFLTALAQDGAIIEEQLSLSQLDQLYGSYNQRVQASLRMQEELLGQVQMSHQEFSSLKQSNTEANQREEVLKKLASAHDSYIEITSNLREGTKFYNDLTEILLKFQNKCSDIVFARKTERDELLKDLQQSIAREPSAPSFNVPAYQSTPAAPAGGPTPAPRTVFAQQPQQPQQQPQAKPMPPARPPPPTFTPQAASTTPTNAPPTGPPNTNPPPMAPPSQAQGPPYPSYQGYPGYFQMPMGYNPYAYGQYNMPYMPYQATPGQGGYPGAPPAGQPYPGYPQQPPQQQPYYPQQ; encoded by the exons ATACTATGACCAGCTGTGTGCCGTCGAGCCCAAGTTTCCCTTCTCCGAAAACCAG ctCTGCCTAACCTTCACATGGAAGGATGCCTTTGATAAAGGATCGCTGTTTGGCGGCTCAGTCAAGCTCT CTTTGGCCAGTTTGGGCTACGAGAAGACGTGCGTGTTGTTTAACGCAGCAGCGCTGGCCAGTCAGATTGCCTCCGAGCAGAACCTGGACAACGATGAGGGCCTGAAGGCTGCAGCCAGATACTATCAG CTGGCCAGCGGAGCGTTTGGCCACATTAAGGACACAGTGCTGTCAGCTCTGAACAGGGAGCCCACCATGGACATCTCTCCCGAGACTGTGGGTACCCTGAGCCACATCATGCTGGCCCAGGCCCAGGAGGTCTTCTTCCTCAAAGCCACCTCAG ATAAGATGAAAGATGCTGTCATCGCAAAGCTGGCCAATCAGGCAGCAGATTTCTACGGCGACGCCTTCAAGCAGTGCCAGTACAAAGACAACCTTCCCAAG gaaGTGCTGCCGGTGCTGGCCGCCAAGCACTGCATCATGCAAGCCAACGCTGAGCTGCACCAGAGCGTCCTGGCCAAGCAGAAGAAGCGCTTTGGAGAGGAGATCGCTCGCCTGCAG CACGCAGCAGAGCTGGTGAAGACGGTGGCCTCTCGCTACGATGAATATGTGAGCGTTAAGGACCTGAGTGACAAGATCAACCGAGCCCTCACCGCAGCCAAAAAAGACAATGACTTTATCTACCACGACCGCGTGCCTGAGGTCAAGGATCTCGAGCACATCGGCAAGGCAGCGCTGGTCAAAGCCACCGCCATCACACCTCCACTCAGCCAGAAATTCTCAG ACTTGTTTGAGAAGATGGTCCCCATGGCGGTGCAGCAGTCCATGAGCATTTACAACCAGAGGAAGACTGAGACTGTAAACAGACTGGTGGGGACGATGAGAGAGGCCACCAATCTCTGCAATGG GGTGTTGGCATCCCTTAACCTGCCGGCTGCTCTGGAGGACCTTTCAGGAGACTCTATCCCACAATCCATTGCTGAGAAGGCCCGAGCCATTGTGCAGCAGGGAGGACTGCAGAACATTGAGCAGCTAATCAAAGACCTGCCTGAGCTTCTGACCCGCAACAGAGAGATCCTGGACGAG TCTTTGAAGATGCTGGACGATGAAGAGACGACAGACAACGAGCTGAGAACCAAGTTCAACCAGCGCTGGAACAGAACCCCCTCTGGAGATCTCTACAAGCCCCTTCGTGCAG AGGGCGCTAACTTCCGCAACGTCTTGGACAAAGCAGTACAGGCGGACCAGGTGGTGAGAGACCGCTACAACACCCACTGTGAGATGATCGCCCTGCTGTGTAAACCAGAGAACGAGCTCAATGCTGCCATCCCCTCCGCCAACCCGACCAAGACACTGCAGGGCAGCGAG GTAGTGAATGTGCTGCGCTCCCAGCTCAACCAGCTGGACGAGATAAAGGAGGAGAGGGATACCCTGGAGGGAGAGATTAAGGGCGTGACCTTTGACATATCTACCACCTTCCTGACCGCGCTCGCCCAGGACGGGGCCATTATTGAGGAGCAGCTGTCGCTCTCCCAGCTCGACCAGTTGTACGGTAGCTACAACCAGAGGGTACAGGCCAGCCTCCGCATGCAGGAAGAGCTACTGGGGCAAGTTcag ATGTCCCACCAGGAGTTCAGCAGTCTGAAGCAGTCCAACACGGAGGCCAACCAGAGGGAGGAGGTCCTGAAGAAGCTGGCTTCAGCCCACGACAGCTACATTGAGATCACCAGCAACCTGCGCGAAGGCACCAAG TTCTACAACGACTTGACAGAAATCCTGCTTAAGTTCCAGAACAAATGCAGCGACATCGTTTTCGCTCGAAAGACAGAGCGGGATGAACTACTTAA GGACCTGCAGCAGAGCATCGCCCGAGAGCCCAGTGCTCCATCCTTTAACGTTCCCGCCTATCAGAGCACCCCAGCTGCCCCCGCTGGCGGCCCCACCCCTGCACCCAGGACCGTCTTT GCCCAGCAGCCTCAacaaccacagcagcagcccCAGGCGAAGCCCATGCCCCCAGCCAGGCCTCCTCCACCAACCTTCACCCCCCAGGCAGCCTCCACCACTCCCACCAatgcaccacccactggccctCCCAACACCAACCCACCACCTATGGCCCCACCATCCCAGGCTCAGGGACCACCTTACCCCAGCTATCAAGGCTATCCAGG GTACTTCCAGATGCCTATGGGCTACAATCCCTACGCTTATGGCCAGTACAACATGCCCTACATGCCCTACCAGGCAACTCCAGGACAGGGTGGCTACCCAGGAGCCCCTCCTGCAGGACAGCCCTACCCTGGTTACCCCCAGCAACCCCCTCAGCAGCAGCCCTACTACCCTCAGCAATAA